The following proteins are encoded in a genomic region of Candidatus Zymogenaceae bacterium:
- a CDS encoding aspartate ammonia-lyase yields the protein MSPADNSNTFSPSGGEYRYERDALGERAVPVNSLFGIHTLRAIENFPLSGRRVHPALIHAFGRVKLAAARTNRMLGAWEGEPAKADAVEHACREMAEGMLDEHIVVDALQGGAGTSTNMNVNEVLANRAILLLGKKPGDYSSVSPLDDINLHQSTNDTYPTALKLAAITLLRGFEERLIALQEAFQQKEKDFAHIVKIGRTQLQDAVLITLGREMGAYAEAIGRDRWRVYKCEERLRVVNLGGTAIGTGLAAPREYIFRVVDVLREETGIGLARAENLVENTQNADVFVEVSGILKACAATLIKISTDLRLLSSGPVGGIGEISLPPVQAGSSIMPDKINPVIPEAVTQAAIQVMGCDLQVSMAAGAGNLELNPFLPVIADALLRSIELLSNSCDIFRRRCVEGIEANEAVCRENAEGSTAAATALVAVVGYDTAVKIAKEALSRGCTVRQAAISMGVISDEEFDMIVSPEAVMRLGHGPKKGKS from the coding sequence ATGTCTCCTGCCGACAACAGCAATACGTTTTCACCTTCAGGCGGTGAGTATCGATATGAACGGGATGCGCTGGGAGAACGCGCCGTCCCGGTGAACTCCCTTTTCGGCATCCACACCCTTCGCGCGATCGAGAACTTCCCTCTATCCGGCCGGCGGGTCCACCCCGCCCTGATTCACGCCTTCGGCCGGGTCAAACTCGCCGCGGCACGAACCAATCGAATGCTGGGCGCGTGGGAGGGGGAGCCGGCAAAGGCCGACGCCGTCGAGCACGCGTGCCGCGAGATGGCCGAGGGCATGCTGGACGAGCACATCGTCGTGGACGCCCTCCAGGGCGGCGCCGGAACCAGCACGAACATGAACGTCAACGAGGTGCTGGCCAACCGGGCGATTCTCCTCCTCGGCAAAAAACCGGGTGATTATTCCTCCGTGTCTCCCCTGGATGACATCAATCTGCATCAATCGACGAACGACACCTACCCGACGGCGCTCAAGCTGGCGGCGATAACCCTGCTGCGCGGGTTTGAAGAACGGCTGATCGCCCTGCAGGAGGCCTTCCAGCAAAAAGAAAAGGATTTCGCCCACATCGTCAAGATAGGCAGGACACAGCTCCAGGACGCCGTCCTGATCACACTGGGCCGGGAAATGGGCGCGTACGCCGAGGCGATCGGGAGAGACCGCTGGCGCGTTTATAAGTGCGAAGAGAGGCTTCGGGTTGTAAACCTCGGGGGCACCGCCATAGGCACGGGCCTCGCGGCGCCGCGGGAATATATCTTCCGCGTGGTGGATGTCCTCAGGGAAGAGACCGGCATCGGGCTTGCGCGGGCGGAAAACCTGGTCGAAAACACACAGAACGCCGACGTCTTCGTGGAGGTCTCCGGGATACTCAAGGCGTGCGCCGCCACCCTCATCAAGATATCCACCGACCTGCGCCTGTTGTCCTCAGGTCCGGTCGGCGGTATCGGCGAGATATCCCTCCCGCCGGTGCAAGCCGGATCGTCCATCATGCCCGATAAGATCAACCCGGTGATCCCTGAAGCGGTGACACAGGCCGCCATTCAGGTGATGGGGTGCGACCTTCAGGTCTCCATGGCGGCGGGCGCCGGCAACCTGGAGCTCAATCCGTTCCTCCCCGTGATCGCCGATGCCCTCTTGCGCTCCATCGAGCTGTTGTCCAATTCGTGCGACATATTCCGAAGACGCTGTGTGGAGGGAATAGAGGCGAACGAGGCCGTGTGCCGCGAGAACGCGGAAGGATCCACGGCCGCGGCGACCGCCCTCGTCGCCGTCGTCGGCTATGATACGGCGGTCAAGATAGCAAAGGAGGCCCTCTCTCGGGGATGTACCGTCCGACAGGCGGCGATCTCCATGGGGGTGATCAGCGATGAGGAATTCGACATGATCGTATCGCCCGAGGCGGTTATGAGACTGGGACACGGGCCGAAAAAGGGAAAATCATGA
- the hydF gene encoding [FeFe] hydrogenase H-cluster maturation GTPase HydF codes for MTLTTPKGFRLHIGLFGRRNVGKSSLLNAITRQNVSIVSEFAGTTTDPVEKPMELLPLGPVLFIDTAGIDDVGALGELRIATTHRVFDRADLSVIVTDGSWGEFEENILKEIVERKIPVVVVFNKIDINKPAAEALDSLTKREIPFVKTAASEGIGIFDFRQALLDTAPADFVDNPAILGDLVGSGETAVLVVPIDKEAPKGRLILPQVQSIRDLLDSDAMALVVKERELRAALENLKRPPRLVVTDSQAFLKVVADTPPDIPLTSFSILFSRFKGDLAAQTEGVMAIEDLKTGDRVLIAEACSHHPIADDIGRVKIPRWLMQYVGGKLEFNFVQGHDFPEDLSSYKLVINCGACMLNRREMLSRILHCRRVGVPITNYGLAIAYSLGILERALEPFPAALETYKMKKQAVPAANIVVE; via the coding sequence ATGACACTTACTACACCGAAGGGATTTCGTTTACACATCGGACTGTTCGGACGACGAAACGTGGGGAAGTCGAGCCTCCTCAACGCCATTACACGCCAGAATGTGTCTATCGTCTCCGAATTCGCCGGCACGACCACCGACCCCGTGGAAAAGCCCATGGAGCTTCTGCCCCTGGGCCCGGTGCTCTTCATAGACACCGCGGGGATCGACGATGTGGGCGCACTCGGCGAGCTCAGGATCGCCACCACGCACCGGGTCTTCGACCGCGCCGATCTGAGCGTCATCGTTACCGACGGCTCGTGGGGGGAGTTTGAGGAGAATATATTGAAAGAGATCGTCGAGCGGAAGATACCGGTCGTCGTCGTCTTCAACAAGATCGATATCAACAAGCCCGCGGCGGAGGCGCTCGACTCCCTCACAAAAAGGGAGATACCGTTCGTCAAGACCGCCGCCTCCGAGGGTATCGGGATATTCGATTTCAGACAGGCGCTTTTGGACACCGCCCCGGCCGACTTTGTCGACAATCCGGCCATCCTGGGCGATCTTGTGGGGAGCGGGGAGACGGCCGTCCTCGTCGTGCCCATAGACAAGGAGGCCCCGAAGGGTCGGCTGATCCTTCCGCAGGTGCAGTCGATCCGCGACCTGCTCGATTCCGACGCCATGGCGCTGGTGGTCAAGGAGCGGGAGCTGCGCGCGGCGTTGGAGAACCTGAAGCGGCCCCCCCGGCTTGTGGTGACCGATTCCCAGGCCTTCCTCAAGGTCGTCGCCGATACACCCCCCGATATCCCGTTGACGAGCTTTTCGATCCTCTTTTCCCGGTTCAAGGGCGATCTGGCGGCGCAGACGGAGGGCGTGATGGCAATAGAAGACCTGAAGACGGGAGACCGGGTGCTGATCGCCGAGGCATGCTCCCACCACCCGATCGCGGACGACATCGGGCGGGTCAAGATCCCCCGGTGGCTCATGCAGTACGTCGGCGGCAAGCTCGAATTCAACTTCGTACAGGGCCACGATTTTCCGGAAGACCTGTCTTCATACAAGCTCGTAATAAACTGCGGGGCCTGCATGCTGAACCGTCGGGAGATGCTCTCCCGCATCCTCCACTGCAGGCGGGTCGGCGTGCCGATCACGAATTACGGACTGGCCATCGCCTACAGCCTGGGTATCCTGGAACGGGCGCTGGAGCCGTTCCCCGCCGCGCTGGAGACATACAAAATGAAAAAGCAGGCAGTGCCTGCTGCCAATATAGTGGTGGAGTGA
- a CDS encoding tetratricopeptide repeat protein, translating to MRRLVIGVVLVVLVCVAAMAGAQSAQEWFNKGYENWRAGNYEAALEFYTKAIELDPGFANAYANRGGAYVMLGRYNEAVADLNKAIELDSGIKEAYHNRGVAYRNLGRYDEAIADYNKAIELDPGYVLAYNNRVWAYYLMGEYTKALEEVTILLIRVPDDPYNLDTRANIYRELGRYNEAIADIDQAIVLKPDFYWAYYSRGLIYRDMGDTAKAKADLTKACNMGEYDACDALKELGN from the coding sequence ATGAGACGACTGGTAATCGGTGTGGTGTTGGTCGTCTTGGTATGTGTGGCGGCGATGGCCGGAGCGCAGAGTGCACAGGAGTGGTTTAATAAAGGATATGAAAATTGGAGAGCGGGTAACTACGAAGCGGCGCTCGAGTTCTATACCAAGGCAATTGAGCTGGACCCGGGATTTGCTAATGCGTATGCCAATCGGGGCGGGGCTTATGTTATGTTGGGTCGCTACAACGAGGCCGTTGCGGACTTGAATAAGGCCATCGAGCTGGACTCGGGGATAAAGGAAGCCTACCACAACAGGGGGGTGGCATATAGAAATCTCGGCCGCTACGACGAGGCCATCGCAGACTACAATAAGGCCATCGAGCTGGATCCGGGGTATGTTCTGGCCTACAACAACCGGGTGTGGGCCTACTACCTGATGGGCGAGTACACGAAGGCCCTGGAAGAAGTTACCATCTTACTGATCCGGGTGCCTGATGATCCTTATAACCTCGACACCCGTGCGAATATCTACCGTGAGCTGGGGCGGTATAACGAGGCGATAGCGGATATTGATCAGGCGATTGTGCTGAAACCGGATTTCTATTGGGCCTATTACAGTCGTGGCCTGATCTACCGAGACATGGGGGATACGGCGAAGGCGAAGGCTGATCTTACGAAGGCGTGCAACATGGGCGAGTACGACGCCTGCGACGCTCTCAAGGAACTGGGGAATTAG
- a CDS encoding tetratricopeptide repeat protein, with the protein MRRLVISMVLVVLMCAAAVAGAQSADEWFDKGYEYGEAGNYEKAIECYTKAIELDPMYAMAYNNRGVCYKKIGQQNEAIVNYTKAIEVDPGLALAYNNRGWEYYLSGDYTRALEDVTRSLNLEPDNANTLDTRANIYRELGRYSEAMADIERCFALLPGDPWWNYTRGVIYLDMGEIEKARADLTRACNEGVEEGCDALGGLGN; encoded by the coding sequence ATGAGACGACTGGTAATCAGTATGGTGTTGGTTGTCTTGATGTGCGCGGCGGCGGTGGCCGGGGCGCAGAGTGCGGATGAGTGGTTTGACAAAGGATACGAATATGGAGAAGCGGGCAACTATGAAAAAGCGATAGAGTGCTATACGAAAGCCATCGAGCTGGACCCGATGTATGCTATGGCCTATAACAACCGGGGGGTCTGTTATAAAAAAATCGGTCAGCAAAACGAGGCCATTGTCAACTACACGAAGGCTATCGAGGTGGACCCGGGGCTTGCTCTCGCCTACAACAACCGGGGATGGGAATACTATCTATCAGGCGACTACACCCGTGCCCTGGAGGACGTCACCCGATCTCTGAACCTGGAGCCCGATAATGCTAATACACTCGATACCCGTGCAAACATCTACCGTGAGCTGGGGCGGTATAGCGAGGCGATGGCGGATATTGAGCGATGCTTTGCGTTGTTGCCAGGAGATCCATGGTGGAACTACACCCGAGGTGTGATCTACCTTGATATGGGGGAAATTGAAAAAGCCCGAGCCGATCTCACGAGGGCATGCAATGAAGGAGTGGAGGAGGGGTGCGACGCCCTGGGAGGACTGGGGAATTAA
- a CDS encoding J domain-containing protein, whose translation MRGTERYYRVLGLEPGAGLKAVRDAYRRLVRLYHPDTAGTDTASLRAFHRVTEAYRAIIDASEGVSNGAASLRPPSRDEIAGVRRMTLSTCVLNRLALSHIDEGRYTDAARILDKLTRIRHTTPRRGRRRPPARADFRINPTVTRNAAVPLPETYVNRAYLSFLFDRADQAIEHLLSARTLDEDDLSIAHNLSLMYRKRGRFLDAARITDEMAWGWEERLSFLRELEGLVSFLDRKKDVVGHLKRVVAGRHRRVADGREDAYIIGLLTDNSPVMDREPL comes from the coding sequence ATGAGGGGAACGGAGAGATATTACAGAGTGCTGGGGCTGGAGCCGGGGGCCGGACTAAAAGCCGTGCGGGACGCCTATCGGCGTCTCGTCCGTTTGTATCACCCGGATACGGCCGGCACAGATACCGCGTCGCTCAGGGCGTTTCACCGCGTCACCGAGGCATACCGCGCCATTATCGACGCGTCAGAGGGCGTGTCGAACGGCGCCGCATCACTCCGCCCCCCTTCCCGGGACGAGATAGCGGGCGTGCGCCGCATGACCCTCTCCACGTGCGTGCTCAATCGCCTGGCGCTGTCACATATAGATGAGGGCCGCTATACCGACGCGGCCCGTATTCTCGATAAACTTACCCGTATACGTCACACCACGCCCCGACGCGGGCGTCGCCGTCCCCCGGCGCGAGCGGATTTTCGCATCAATCCGACCGTAACCCGAAACGCCGCCGTTCCCCTGCCGGAAACCTACGTCAACCGCGCGTATCTTTCGTTTCTCTTCGATCGGGCCGATCAGGCCATAGAGCACCTGCTCAGCGCCCGGACGCTTGATGAAGATGACCTGTCGATCGCCCACAACCTGTCGCTGATGTACCGGAAACGGGGGCGATTTCTCGATGCGGCCCGGATCACGGATGAGATGGCCTGGGGATGGGAGGAGCGCCTGTCGTTTTTACGTGAGCTTGAGGGATTGGTGTCGTTTCTCGACCGGAAAAAGGACGTGGTCGGTCATCTGAAACGGGTGGTGGCGGGAAGACACCGAAGGGTGGCGGACGGCAGGGAGGATGCGTATATCATCGGGCTGTTGACCGACAACAGCCCCGTCATGGACCGGGAGCCGTTATAG
- the ald gene encoding alanine dehydrogenase yields MIIGVPTEGMEDEFRVAIGPSGVQALTGHGHKVIIEAGAGLVSGVGDDDYQDAGADIAKTGKDVWESAEFILKVREPEGPELDMVSDHTIFSYLHLAANEKLTRKLLDNNVTAIAYETVQTDEGLLPLLSPMSEVCGRLAIKVGAYGLEKISGGMGVLISGVSGVPPVKVVIIGGGVAGFNAATVATGIGATVVILGVSPKKLRYAADMLRGRAVTVMSNRANIEEQVLTADLVIGAALIPGAKTPMLISRNLVSRMKPGSVIVDLSIDQGGVAETSRPTTNKNPFFVEEGVVHYGVPNMPGAVPRTSSFALTSATITYVLELAEKGFDGAVETNPDLRRGVNIHKGTVTHGGVAEAFGLPLGSL; encoded by the coding sequence ATGATCATTGGTGTTCCCACAGAAGGCATGGAAGATGAATTTCGTGTGGCCATCGGCCCGTCCGGCGTACAGGCCCTGACCGGCCACGGACACAAGGTGATCATTGAGGCGGGGGCCGGCCTGGTCAGCGGCGTTGGTGATGATGATTATCAAGATGCGGGTGCGGATATAGCGAAAACCGGAAAGGACGTATGGGAGTCCGCCGAGTTCATCCTGAAGGTTCGGGAGCCCGAGGGGCCGGAGCTGGATATGGTGTCCGACCACACGATATTTTCATACCTGCACCTGGCGGCGAACGAAAAGCTGACCAGAAAGCTTTTGGATAACAACGTCACCGCTATCGCCTATGAGACCGTCCAGACGGACGAGGGACTCCTTCCCCTTCTCTCCCCCATGAGCGAGGTGTGCGGACGGCTTGCCATCAAGGTGGGGGCCTACGGCCTGGAGAAGATCTCGGGCGGCATGGGCGTCTTGATTTCCGGCGTGTCCGGGGTGCCCCCGGTGAAGGTCGTGATCATCGGCGGGGGCGTGGCCGGATTCAACGCCGCAACCGTGGCCACCGGCATCGGCGCCACTGTGGTGATCCTGGGCGTCTCGCCCAAAAAGCTCCGATACGCGGCAGACATGCTCAGGGGAAGGGCGGTCACCGTGATGAGCAACCGGGCGAATATCGAGGAACAGGTGCTCACCGCGGACCTGGTCATCGGCGCGGCGCTCATCCCTGGGGCGAAGACCCCGATGCTCATCAGCAGGAACCTTGTCTCCCGGATGAAGCCGGGGAGCGTCATTGTGGATCTCTCCATTGATCAGGGAGGCGTGGCGGAGACATCTCGCCCCACGACCAATAAAAACCCCTTCTTCGTGGAGGAGGGGGTGGTGCATTACGGGGTTCCAAACATGCCCGGTGCGGTGCCGCGGACCTCGTCCTTCGCCCTGACCAGCGCCACGATTACCTACGTGTTGGAGCTGGCGGAAAAGGGGTTTGACGGCGCCGTTGAAACCAATCCCGACCTCCGCCGGGGTGTGAATATCCACAAGGGAACGGTCACCCATGGGGGCGTGGCCGAGGCGTTTGGTCTCCCCCTGGGATCGCTGTAG
- a CDS encoding mandelate racemase/muconate lactonizing enzyme family protein: MKITDIEFYLCHHPLPDTFYPSWIPGFPQNNNSCLICVVKTDEGIEGYSAMVGFLSESKGLPEMMRPFMVGRDPFRVENIIQVIRSAHYLGYKAFFIEVAIWDIIGKAAGLPIYKLLGGGEGKIKTYASSGEIQEPKKRLDYIKKIRDMGFKAVKLRIRSMDFKKDIAVVEAVRKEVGDDFDIMVDANQGWPIHLGLVEWPRWDLKRAMRTVHALEEYDVRWIEEPLFKHDFEGMAALRASTSIQIAGGEFNTDLYEFRDILAYGSLDILQPDVTLAGGILAGKKIAGMAEAHNLQFSPHTWTNGIGLAANLQLMGAVHICPYCEFPYEPPGWVPEARDFMLTEPFGIDDEGYIHLPEGPGLGIELDMDRILAHGEKI; the protein is encoded by the coding sequence ATGAAAATCACCGACATTGAATTCTATCTCTGTCATCATCCACTGCCGGATACGTTCTATCCCTCGTGGATTCCCGGTTTTCCGCAGAACAACAATTCGTGTCTGATCTGTGTGGTGAAGACCGACGAGGGCATCGAAGGATATTCCGCCATGGTGGGATTCCTGTCGGAATCCAAGGGACTTCCGGAGATGATGCGGCCGTTCATGGTGGGGAGGGATCCCTTCCGGGTGGAAAACATCATCCAGGTGATCAGGAGCGCCCATTACCTGGGCTACAAGGCGTTTTTCATCGAGGTGGCGATCTGGGACATCATCGGCAAGGCCGCGGGGCTTCCCATCTACAAGCTCCTGGGCGGCGGCGAGGGAAAGATCAAGACCTATGCATCGTCCGGTGAAATTCAGGAGCCGAAAAAGCGCCTTGATTACATCAAGAAGATACGGGACATGGGCTTCAAGGCGGTGAAGCTCAGAATCCGCTCCATGGACTTCAAGAAGGATATCGCCGTCGTCGAGGCGGTCAGGAAGGAAGTGGGGGACGATTTCGACATCATGGTCGACGCCAACCAGGGCTGGCCCATACACCTGGGCCTGGTGGAATGGCCCCGGTGGGACCTGAAGCGGGCCATGCGCACCGTCCACGCCCTGGAGGAGTACGACGTGCGCTGGATCGAGGAGCCGCTCTTCAAGCACGACTTCGAGGGGATGGCGGCGCTCAGGGCGTCCACCAGCATCCAGATCGCCGGGGGTGAATTCAACACCGATCTCTACGAGTTTCGGGATATCCTGGCGTACGGCTCTCTCGATATCCTCCAGCCCGATGTGACGCTCGCCGGCGGAATCCTTGCCGGCAAGAAGATCGCCGGGATGGCCGAGGCGCATAACCTCCAGTTCTCCCCGCATACCTGGACCAACGGTATCGGGCTTGCAGCGAATCTCCAGCTGATGGGGGCGGTGCATATCTGTCCCTACTGCGAATTCCCATACGAGCCGCCGGGATGGGTTCCCGAGGCGAGGGATTTCATGCTCACCGAGCCTTTCGGTATCGATGATGAAGGATACATCCATCTTCCGGAGGGGCCGGGACTGGGGATCGAGCTTGATATGGATCGCATCCTCGCCCACGGTGAAAAAATCTAA
- a CDS encoding enoyl-CoA hydratase/isomerase family protein, producing the protein MSDILIEQDGNIGIVTLNRPDHMNALTAGMIKDLTGYFSEAEQDDSIRSIILTGTGRAFSTGADLAGGAGREDVQTPMGMKLSTHLYFRVFYYMNTIEKPIVTAINGTAAGAAVNLALGGDIIVAAQGVKFIEVFARRGMFPDAGGCYILPRLVGLPKAKELMFFGDNLLAEDALAIGLVNKVVPSEKLMEAAMEYAERLAKGPTRALGMMKKMLNRSFEMNIQEAMDYEAAFQGILASTEDVREGVMSFFEKRPPEFKGK; encoded by the coding sequence ATGTCCGACATTCTCATTGAGCAAGACGGCAACATCGGAATCGTGACCCTCAACAGACCTGACCACATGAACGCCCTGACCGCCGGGATGATCAAGGATCTGACCGGCTATTTTTCCGAGGCCGAACAGGATGATTCCATACGGTCCATCATCCTCACCGGCACAGGACGGGCCTTCTCCACGGGCGCCGACCTGGCCGGGGGCGCCGGACGGGAAGATGTGCAGACACCCATGGGAATGAAGCTCTCCACCCACCTCTATTTTCGGGTGTTCTATTACATGAACACCATCGAAAAGCCGATCGTCACCGCCATAAACGGCACCGCCGCGGGAGCAGCGGTGAACCTCGCGTTAGGGGGAGACATCATCGTTGCGGCACAAGGCGTCAAGTTTATTGAGGTCTTCGCCCGGCGGGGCATGTTCCCGGACGCGGGAGGGTGCTACATCCTTCCCCGTCTGGTCGGTCTTCCAAAGGCGAAGGAGCTGATGTTTTTCGGCGATAACCTGCTGGCGGAAGACGCCCTGGCGATAGGCCTGGTCAATAAAGTGGTTCCGAGTGAGAAGCTCATGGAGGCGGCGATGGAGTACGCCGAGCGGCTTGCCAAAGGACCCACCCGTGCCCTGGGCATGATGAAAAAGATGCTCAACAGATCCTTCGAAATGAACATCCAGGAAGCCATGGATTACGAAGCGGCCTTCCAGGGAATCCTGGCCTCCACCGAAGACGTCAGAGAGGGGGTCATGTCGTTTTTTGAAAAGCGGCCTCCGGAATTCAAGGGAAAGTAA
- a CDS encoding GNAT family N-acetyltransferase gives MTADDIVIEVLTDGDIKKATALLKDVFGETDAQKRSLLNETFYRWQYEETKSPVVIAHMNGEIVGHYPLTTYRLVSDGAPLKAAVIQDLVTRSDMRGRGVFRRMGDWAVKLAGELGYDLIYAFPNHRSFPGFITHHGYRHHGDIRLRVSPLSPSRVLAAKLPLTFLTRILRPLDRLCLSFFKKKGGNLSITEHSELTDDTKASLDRLWERAGKHIGTGLVRDGAYLDWRFFRRPGGDYTLIIARSTDGETQAYAVVGRGAFFGLSCGVLMDMACAPTDAGRRALGAVISRSRSISERHGAALMLTLTNRFGTMLFRCGFFPVPHAMNPRRLRLVVRSLSDGAKRAGGDRARWYITPADWDVL, from the coding sequence ATGACCGCTGACGATATTGTCATCGAAGTCCTCACAGATGGGGACATCAAAAAGGCCACAGCACTTTTGAAGGATGTCTTCGGGGAGACCGACGCCCAGAAGCGCTCGCTCCTGAATGAGACGTTTTATCGATGGCAATATGAAGAGACAAAAAGCCCCGTGGTCATCGCTCACATGAACGGCGAGATCGTGGGGCATTACCCATTGACGACCTACCGACTGGTATCGGACGGAGCGCCGCTGAAGGCGGCGGTGATCCAGGATCTGGTAACCCGGTCGGATATGCGGGGGAGGGGGGTCTTCCGGCGGATGGGAGATTGGGCGGTAAAGCTGGCTGGTGAGCTGGGATACGACCTGATCTACGCCTTTCCGAATCACCGGTCATTCCCCGGTTTCATCACCCATCACGGCTATAGGCATCATGGGGACATCCGCCTCAGGGTATCGCCCCTGTCCCCCTCCCGGGTGCTGGCGGCCAAACTCCCGCTGACATTTCTCACACGCATCCTGCGGCCCCTTGATCGCCTGTGCCTCTCGTTTTTCAAGAAGAAGGGCGGTAACCTCTCCATCACGGAGCATTCCGAGCTGACGGACGACACAAAGGCATCCCTTGACCGACTGTGGGAGCGTGCCGGAAAACATATCGGCACAGGCCTGGTGCGGGACGGGGCGTATCTGGACTGGCGGTTTTTCCGCCGCCCCGGGGGCGACTACACACTGATCATCGCCCGATCCACAGACGGCGAGACGCAGGCATACGCGGTGGTGGGCCGGGGGGCATTTTTCGGCCTTTCCTGCGGCGTACTGATGGACATGGCGTGTGCCCCCACCGACGCCGGGAGGCGGGCCCTGGGTGCCGTGATTTCCCGCTCCCGGAGCATTTCGGAAAGGCACGGGGCGGCGCTCATGCTGACCCTGACGAACCGGTTCGGGACGATGCTCTTTCGCTGCGGCTTCTTTCCGGTGCCGCACGCAATGAATCCGAGGCGCCTCAGGCTTGTCGTTCGATCTCTCTCGGACGGTGCGAAGCGCGCCGGCGGCGACCGTGCGAGATGGTATATTACCCCTGCGGATTGGGACGTATTATAG
- a CDS encoding DUF3473 domain-containing protein, which produces MRLGVSIDVEDWYMGLDLPGTSWDNREKRLRMGLDQILSILEERRVRGTFFILGAVAEMHPEAVRAIADAGHEIASHGYSHTMVYRLSPDDFRSEVVRTDRLLANITGTKPVGFRAPYFSITDKSIWALDILAENGYRYDASIYPGYNYRYGIPGSPDTIHRLPESGLVEIPVSVMEIMGRRIGIGGAYFRLLPFWMTLRGIRRRDAADKGSILYLHPWEFDPRHPRVKLPTLPRITHYTHLSRTAPRFQKLLSLCDAASLGELVDAFEKGESS; this is translated from the coding sequence ATGCGGCTGGGGGTCTCCATTGACGTTGAAGACTGGTATATGGGACTTGACCTGCCGGGAACGTCATGGGACAACCGAGAAAAAAGGCTCCGTATGGGCCTGGACCAGATACTCTCCATCCTGGAGGAGCGTCGGGTCAGGGGCACGTTTTTCATCCTCGGGGCGGTGGCCGAGATGCATCCCGAGGCGGTTCGGGCCATCGCCGACGCCGGCCATGAAATCGCGTCCCACGGCTACTCCCACACGATGGTCTATCGCCTCTCCCCGGACGACTTCAGAAGTGAGGTCGTCCGCACCGATCGACTGCTGGCGAATATCACCGGAACCAAACCGGTCGGTTTTCGCGCACCTTATTTCTCCATTACCGACAAATCGATCTGGGCGCTGGATATCCTGGCGGAGAACGGCTACCGGTACGATGCCAGCATCTATCCCGGATACAACTACCGCTACGGCATCCCCGGCTCCCCGGATACCATCCATCGCCTTCCGGAGAGTGGCCTGGTGGAGATTCCGGTCTCGGTGATGGAGATCATGGGGCGCCGGATCGGCATCGGCGGGGCGTATTTCCGCCTCCTGCCGTTCTGGATGACGCTTCGGGGAATACGACGGCGAGACGCCGCCGATAAGGGGAGCATCCTGTATCTCCACCCCTGGGAGTTCGACCCAAGGCACCCGAGGGTCAAGCTTCCGACGCTGCCCCGCATCACACACTATACGCATCTTTCCCGAACGGCGCCCAGATTTCAAAAACTCCTTTCTCTCTGCGACGCGGCCTCCCTTGGGGAGTTGGTCGACGCGTTTGAAAAGGGCGAGTCTTCATGA
- a CDS encoding enoyl-CoA hydratase/isomerase family protein, protein MNRYEYLAIEESGRLATVRINRPDKKNTMSVKLLKELHDLAVEFRMRHDISVIILTGTDNFFSAGMDLGDSELFEVMGAGLSEKRVKIEFGPRMCRAWEELDQITIAAIEGFCVGGGVALTASLDFRVMAESSFIRVPELTLAMNMSWASIPRLVHLVGPARTKEIIIFAERVPARDAYDWGFAQRMSPDGDALKEAMVLAEKVLEKPPVPVAMTKQTVNAVATALDRTATYMDVDQYILTVGAEDFQEGVSAFMEKRKPKFTGR, encoded by the coding sequence ATGAATCGATATGAGTATCTGGCTATTGAGGAATCGGGACGCCTGGCGACGGTCCGCATCAACCGTCCCGACAAGAAAAACACCATGAGCGTGAAGCTCCTCAAGGAGCTTCACGATCTCGCGGTGGAGTTTCGCATGCGTCATGACATCTCGGTCATCATCCTGACCGGCACAGATAACTTCTTCAGTGCGGGCATGGACCTGGGGGATTCGGAGCTGTTTGAGGTAATGGGCGCGGGGCTCTCCGAGAAACGGGTGAAAATTGAATTCGGCCCCCGGATGTGCCGGGCATGGGAGGAGCTTGACCAGATCACCATTGCGGCCATTGAGGGATTCTGCGTGGGGGGCGGGGTGGCGCTGACGGCGTCCCTCGATTTTCGGGTCATGGCCGAATCGTCCTTCATCCGTGTGCCGGAGCTGACCCTGGCCATGAATATGAGCTGGGCGTCCATCCCCCGGCTGGTGCACCTGGTGGGGCCCGCCCGAACCAAGGAGATCATCATCTTTGCGGAGCGAGTTCCGGCACGGGACGCCTACGATTGGGGATTCGCCCAGCGAATGAGTCCCGACGGAGACGCCCTGAAAGAAGCGATGGTTCTGGCGGAAAAGGTCCTGGAAAAACCGCCGGTTCCGGTGGCGATGACCAAACAGACCGTCAATGCGGTTGCCACGGCCCTGGACAGGACCGCCACGTATATGGATGTCGACCAGTACATCCTGACCGTGGGCGCCGAGGATTTCCAGGAGGGTGTCAGCGCGTTCATGGAGAAGCGAAAGCCGAAATTTACCGGCAGGTAG